In Pelosinus sp. UFO1, one genomic interval encodes:
- a CDS encoding amidohydrolase, whose protein sequence is MNSRILELAKAQSEKIITRRRDFHNYAEVAWTEFRTASIVADALTGLGYQVLTGEEVINQEAMMGVPSAKELAEQEKRALEQGANPAWLAKMRGGKTGVVGIMHFSQPGPTVAFRFDMDANDVVEAEVEGHRPYKEGFSSVNKGAMHACGHDGHTAVGLALAEVLVGLKDVLKGTVKLIFQPAEEGVRGAKAMVTRGVVDDVDYLIGMHLGFALKKSNSVTCHTEGFLATTKIDAVFTGVPAHAGAAPEVGRNALLAVSAAALNLHAISRHSKGASRINVGFIQAGTGRNVVPANAVLKLETRGTSSEINEYMYKEAVRILKAAAAMYDVTVELTEMGGAVGCESNPELVARLQQVAVDSGLFDEVIPSVNLGGSEDCTYFMERVQQKGGQATYLIVGTELMAGHHDSHFDFNEEALVSSTALLGEMAAELLK, encoded by the coding sequence ATGAATTCAAGAATTTTGGAATTAGCTAAGGCGCAGAGCGAAAAAATTATCACTCGTCGCAGAGACTTTCACAATTATGCGGAAGTTGCATGGACTGAATTTCGGACGGCTTCCATTGTGGCAGATGCCTTGACGGGCCTTGGTTATCAAGTACTCACTGGGGAAGAGGTTATTAATCAAGAAGCAATGATGGGAGTGCCATCAGCAAAAGAATTGGCAGAACAGGAAAAAAGAGCTTTAGAACAAGGGGCTAATCCAGCATGGTTAGCAAAAATGAGAGGCGGTAAGACTGGGGTGGTAGGTATTATGCATTTTTCTCAGCCCGGTCCTACAGTAGCTTTTCGTTTTGACATGGATGCCAATGATGTGGTAGAGGCTGAAGTAGAGGGGCATAGGCCTTATAAAGAAGGTTTTTCCTCTGTCAACAAAGGAGCTATGCATGCTTGTGGTCATGATGGTCATACAGCAGTAGGCTTAGCTCTAGCTGAAGTATTGGTTGGCTTAAAAGATGTATTAAAAGGAACAGTAAAGCTCATATTCCAACCAGCAGAGGAAGGAGTTCGGGGAGCTAAAGCGATGGTAACTCGTGGTGTGGTAGATGATGTAGATTATCTAATTGGTATGCATTTAGGTTTTGCTTTAAAGAAGAGCAATTCTGTGACTTGTCATACTGAGGGATTCTTAGCAACTACGAAGATAGACGCAGTTTTCACTGGTGTTCCTGCTCATGCAGGTGCCGCGCCAGAAGTAGGGCGTAACGCATTACTTGCTGTGTCGGCGGCGGCTTTGAATCTTCATGCTATTTCACGCCATAGTAAAGGAGCATCGCGGATTAATGTAGGATTTATACAAGCTGGAACAGGCCGGAATGTAGTGCCAGCAAATGCAGTTTTGAAATTAGAAACCCGGGGGACTAGTAGTGAAATTAACGAATATATGTATAAAGAAGCGGTGCGAATTCTGAAAGCTGCAGCTGCTATGTATGATGTCACTGTAGAACTTACAGAAATGGGCGGCGCTGTTGGATGTGAAAGTAATCCGGAATTGGTAGCAAGACTTCAACAAGTAGCTGTAGATAGTGGTTTATTCGATGAAGTCATACCTTCTGTCAACCTTGGAGGCAGCGAGGATTGTACTTACTTCATGGAGCGCGTCCAGCAAAAAGGCGGACAGGCAACTTACTTAATTGTAGGAACAGAATTAATGGCAGGGCATCATGATTCACATTTTGATTTTAATGAAGAAGCCCTTGTTTCGTCTACGGCATTACTGGGAGAGATGGCTGCTGAGCTATTGAAGTAA
- a CDS encoding M20 family metallo-hydrolase: protein MVSYKRLEQNFQRLAMIGNQEGGGITRLAFSDKDWEAREVIIELMKQAGLTVRVDGFGNLIGRKNGVCPNQPVVMLGSHIDSVPNGGNYDGVVGVLGAIEALQCLEDTKEIHDHPIEVVVFMAEESSRFGVATLGSKAFCGKLSFEKLEQYKDKDGISLSQAIRQRGLVPENINKAQYEDPIKAFLELHIEQGKVLETTRKQIGIVTGIAAPTRLKVIITGQADHSGATPMHMRQDALTAAAEVILQVEQLARSVGHQGVVGTTGVIKADPGAINVIPGRVELGIDIRSISIDSKQWVVSELLAAMDRMKKQRNVGIEIITITDEVPVQLSKEMTVVLQEVCSKLPYQSMLMPSGAGHDAMHLASFAPTGIVFIPCKEGISHNPAEFASIDDVVAGTEILLSAVREIARKEFSWKK, encoded by the coding sequence ATGGTTAGTTATAAGCGATTAGAACAAAATTTTCAACGCCTAGCAATGATAGGAAATCAGGAAGGAGGAGGCATTACACGACTGGCCTTTAGTGACAAAGACTGGGAAGCACGTGAAGTAATCATAGAACTTATGAAGCAAGCGGGACTTACAGTTCGAGTTGATGGGTTTGGTAATCTTATTGGCCGAAAAAATGGTGTATGCCCTAACCAACCAGTAGTAATGCTAGGTTCTCATATTGATAGTGTCCCTAATGGTGGGAATTATGATGGGGTTGTTGGTGTACTAGGGGCAATAGAAGCATTGCAATGTTTAGAGGATACAAAGGAAATACATGATCATCCAATTGAAGTAGTTGTGTTTATGGCGGAGGAGTCAAGTCGTTTTGGGGTTGCTACCTTAGGCAGTAAAGCCTTTTGTGGTAAGCTCTCTTTTGAGAAGTTAGAGCAATATAAGGATAAGGACGGCATTTCCTTAAGTCAAGCAATTAGGCAAAGAGGGCTTGTGCCAGAGAACATTAACAAAGCCCAATATGAGGACCCGATTAAGGCCTTTTTGGAGTTACATATTGAGCAAGGGAAAGTGTTAGAGACAACGAGAAAGCAAATTGGAATTGTCACTGGCATAGCAGCACCTACCCGTTTAAAGGTAATTATTACGGGGCAGGCAGACCATTCAGGAGCCACTCCAATGCATATGCGGCAAGATGCATTAACGGCTGCCGCCGAAGTTATTTTACAGGTGGAACAGTTGGCAAGATCGGTTGGACACCAAGGCGTGGTGGGGACAACAGGAGTTATTAAGGCAGATCCAGGCGCAATCAATGTAATTCCAGGAAGAGTAGAACTAGGAATTGATATACGCAGTATTTCTATAGATAGCAAGCAATGGGTAGTGAGTGAGCTTTTAGCAGCGATGGATAGAATGAAGAAACAGCGAAATGTAGGTATTGAGATTATTACCATTACCGATGAAGTTCCTGTACAGTTATCAAAAGAAATGACAGTAGTGTTACAGGAGGTATGTAGCAAACTCCCATATCAAAGCATGTTGATGCCGAGTGGTGCGGGGCATGATGCTATGCACTTAGCGTCTTTTGCTCCTACAGGTATTGTATTTATACCATGCAAAGAAGGAATCAGTCATAATCCTGCGGAATTTGCTAGTATAGATGATGTGGTAGCTGGAACAGAAATACTATTATCCGCAGTCCGGGAAATTGCTAGAAAAGAATTCTCTTGGAAAAAATAA
- a CDS encoding formate/nitrite transporter family protein, with protein MYYEEINKLSAAAQVKSKFLKKSPLKYLLSAALAGMYVGFGILLIFSIGGILSQIDSSAIRIIMGISFGIALSLVIMAGSELFTGNNMIMTIGNMEKKVTIRQSMNIYLISFIGNLLGSVLISYLFVLSGLAQGSTAIFMAKVAHTKVTLPWSELLVRGILCNILVCLAIWCSFKMKEETGKLIMVFWCLFAFITTGFEHSVANMTLLSTVLIMPTLEGITVTGFLYNISFVTIGNFIGGALFVGLPYWYISQQE; from the coding sequence ATGTATTACGAAGAGATTAATAAACTGTCGGCTGCTGCTCAGGTAAAGAGTAAGTTCCTCAAGAAAAGTCCCTTGAAGTATTTACTCTCAGCAGCTCTTGCAGGAATGTACGTTGGATTTGGCATTTTACTTATTTTTAGTATCGGTGGTATATTATCCCAAATAGATTCTTCGGCAATACGCATTATTATGGGAATCTCTTTTGGTATTGCATTAAGTCTAGTCATTATGGCAGGATCTGAACTTTTTACAGGCAATAATATGATTATGACAATTGGCAACATGGAAAAGAAAGTGACAATCCGTCAGTCAATGAATATATACCTTATTAGTTTTATTGGTAATTTATTAGGTTCGGTTTTAATATCCTACTTATTTGTTTTATCAGGGCTTGCACAAGGAAGTACAGCTATTTTCATGGCTAAGGTTGCTCATACCAAAGTGACATTACCATGGAGTGAACTGCTAGTAAGAGGAATATTGTGTAATATACTGGTCTGCCTTGCGATTTGGTGTTCTTTCAAAATGAAGGAAGAGACGGGAAAGCTGATTATGGTTTTTTGGTGCTTATTTGCCTTTATTACAACGGGATTTGAGCATAGTGTAGCGAATATGACTTTATTATCTACGGTACTTATCATGCCTACTCTGGAAGGCATTACTGTAACTGGATTTTTGTATAACATTAGTTTTGTAACCATCGGGAACTTTATTGGTGGTGCACTTTTTGTTGGCTTACCATATTGGTATATATCACAGCAAGAATAA
- a CDS encoding LysR family transcriptional regulator, which yields MDIIHLVYFTEVARQESFTKASEVLFVSQSTISKLIKNLESELGVSLFHRAPKRVILTDAGVLLFEKAKIILDTLNSINTELYNLAGTPSGNLKIGISPMVQTLFPKAIAEFSSLYPQITIDLMEVGSIKIEKRIQEGTLDVGIVVLPTKTKAELETVPFLEDPLMLIVNSSHPLANRSIVDISELRDESFVLYRDDFALHDHILDKCKELGFTPKVVCETSQWDFMVDIVASKLAIAFLPQTICAKLDLQSITYLPLKNQIKPWHLAIAWKSNTYLSYASRAWLEYIFKMFGIAK from the coding sequence ATGGACATAATTCATTTGGTATATTTTACTGAAGTGGCGCGTCAAGAAAGCTTTACAAAAGCATCTGAGGTATTATTTGTTTCTCAATCTACCATAAGTAAATTAATCAAAAATTTAGAAAGTGAATTGGGCGTATCCTTATTTCATCGTGCTCCAAAGCGGGTAATTCTTACCGATGCAGGGGTATTGCTATTTGAAAAAGCAAAAATTATTTTAGATACGTTAAATAGTATTAATACGGAATTGTATAATTTAGCTGGTACTCCTAGCGGTAATTTAAAGATTGGAATTTCTCCAATGGTGCAAACCCTGTTTCCAAAAGCGATAGCTGAGTTTAGTTCTCTTTATCCTCAAATTACCATCGACTTGATGGAAGTTGGGTCGATAAAGATTGAGAAGAGAATTCAAGAGGGTACCCTTGATGTTGGTATTGTTGTATTACCAACAAAAACGAAGGCGGAATTAGAAACGGTTCCTTTTCTAGAAGATCCGTTAATGCTGATTGTGAATTCAAGTCATCCCCTAGCCAATAGATCCATTGTTGATATTAGTGAGCTGCGTGATGAATCTTTTGTATTATATAGAGATGACTTTGCCTTGCATGATCATATTCTAGATAAATGTAAAGAACTTGGGTTTACTCCTAAAGTTGTTTGTGAAACTTCTCAATGGGATTTTATGGTTGATATTGTGGCGTCAAAATTAGCAATCGCTTTTCTTCCTCAAACCATATGTGCCAAATTAGATCTTCAATCAATTACCTATTTGCCTTTGAAAAATCAAATTAAACCATGGCATTTGGCGATTGCATGGAAAAGCAACACCTATCTTAGCTACGCTTCGAGGGCTTGGTTGGAATACATCTTTAAGATGTTTGGTATAGCGAAATAA
- a CDS encoding amino acid ABC transporter ATP-binding protein: MNMIRLRNIRKSFNGLEVLKGINLEVMQGEVVAIIGPSGSGKSTLLRCLNRLEIIDQGTIEIEEEVLAADGADGRCQYVREEKARMICHKMGMVFQQFNLFPHMTVLDNVVEAPMVVKGIKKEIIIPEAEELLRKVGLFAKRDSYPSRLSGGQQQRVAIARALAMKPDIMLFDEPTSALDPELTGEVLKAMRQLAQEHMTMLVVTHEMAFAREVAQRVIFMDNGDIVEQGTPELLFNSPTQARTQAFLSSML; this comes from the coding sequence ATGAATATGATACGTTTAAGAAATATACGCAAAAGTTTTAATGGCCTTGAAGTACTAAAAGGTATTAACTTAGAAGTGATGCAAGGGGAAGTGGTTGCCATTATTGGACCTTCAGGTTCAGGTAAAAGTACACTTCTTAGATGTTTAAATAGGTTAGAAATTATTGATCAGGGAACCATTGAAATAGAAGAAGAAGTTCTAGCTGCCGATGGTGCAGATGGGCGATGCCAGTATGTTCGTGAGGAAAAGGCCCGGATGATTTGTCATAAGATGGGCATGGTGTTTCAGCAATTCAATTTATTTCCTCATATGACGGTGCTTGACAATGTTGTTGAAGCGCCTATGGTTGTAAAGGGAATAAAAAAGGAAATTATTATTCCTGAAGCTGAAGAATTACTGCGCAAAGTAGGTTTGTTTGCCAAGAGGGATAGTTATCCCTCTCGATTATCTGGAGGTCAGCAACAGCGGGTTGCTATTGCTAGAGCCCTGGCTATGAAGCCTGATATTATGTTATTTGATGAACCGACGTCAGCCTTAGACCCAGAGTTGACAGGAGAAGTATTAAAGGCTATGCGTCAGTTGGCACAAGAGCATATGACTATGTTAGTAGTTACCCACGAAATGGCTTTTGCCCGTGAAGTGGCCCAGCGTGTTATTTTTATGGATAATGGCGATATTGTTGAGCAAGGCACACCAGAACTATTATTTAATAGTCCGACACAAGCTCGTACCCAGGCGTTTTTAAGTAGTATGCTATAA
- a CDS encoding amino acid ABC transporter permease yields the protein MEKVITMMGPMLDGASVTLEMFFITLVLSIPLGLVLALARISKYKPLRFLVEIYVWLMRGTPLMLQLLFVYYALPLIPYIGIKLPDFSAAIVAFVFNYAAYFAEIFRAGIQSIERGQYEASKVLGMTYIQTMRRIILPQMIKRVLPPISNETITLVKDTSLIYVLAMNDLLRTARTIVQREFDMTPFIIAAVFYLAMTLVLTWMFNKLEQRYAAYDE from the coding sequence ATGGAAAAAGTAATAACCATGATGGGGCCAATGCTAGACGGAGCTAGTGTTACACTGGAAATGTTTTTTATTACCTTAGTGTTATCAATCCCATTAGGCTTAGTTTTGGCATTAGCTCGAATATCAAAATATAAACCTTTACGTTTTTTAGTAGAAATCTATGTTTGGTTAATGCGTGGCACACCGTTAATGCTTCAGCTCTTATTTGTATATTATGCCTTGCCTCTCATTCCTTATATTGGGATTAAATTGCCAGATTTTTCTGCAGCAATTGTCGCTTTTGTATTTAACTATGCAGCATATTTTGCAGAAATTTTTCGTGCAGGAATTCAATCCATCGAACGGGGTCAGTACGAAGCTAGTAAGGTATTGGGTATGACTTATATACAGACGATGAGGCGAATTATTTTGCCCCAGATGATTAAGCGTGTATTGCCTCCTATTAGTAATGAAACAATCACTCTTGTAAAAGATACCTCCCTCATTTATGTTTTGGCGATGAATGACCTTTTGAGAACGGCGAGAACGATTGTACAGAGAGAATTTGATATGACCCCCTTTATCATTGCAGCAGTATTTTATTTGGCGATGACACTTGTATTAACTTGGATGTTTAATAAACTTGAACAGCGCTATGCAGCATATGATGAGTAG